Below is a window of Camelina sativa cultivar DH55 chromosome 11, Cs, whole genome shotgun sequence DNA.
GATGATGTGGTCGAGGAATTCTCTTTCGTTCTGAATCGTGGTGTTCACAGCAACCTGACATGGAGGACACAAGAGGAACTGGTTATACTAAgaacaaacagaaaaaagaaaagataaaactgTCAAAGGTTTCGGTGAATTACCTTGTTTTCCCATTCAAACTCTGCCCACATGGTTCTGAAAGCAACCTCTGAGCAAACAGCAGGGGAGATATAGTCCATGATATCAATGTGTATATCGTTAAGAACCACGACGTTTCGCTCCATTACATTTGATGTCTCATAGACGATGTTCCCGAATATGACTCCGGTCTCTGTGGACGAGACCTTGATGTTTGCTTTTATCTGCATGCTTGTTTCAGGTGCCAAACTATAGTTCTGAGGACGCTCAACAAGTTTCAGATCACCCATGGTTGCTAACTCCAAGCACAGATTTTGAAGGGTTGCCTTTGTACGGTTGAGAACAGTAACTTCAAGTGCAATGTCATAATGGTGTACTGTCACATATGCTTCAGCATAGACTGGATCACTGAATCCTGTGAGTTGAAGAATGCGGTTGAGTTTGTTAGCATCGTTCTCGTCCTTAGTGAATTCTCCAGTTGCACGCTTTAGGTCATCTTGTACCTGGTCTTCCAACTCAAGCTGACTCATTCCCTGAAAGATACTTATGCTCAGTAATTTCATCTACTAAccaaaagatataaatataacCAGGCACTTTCAACTTCCATTGTCCCTCTTTAAATgtcagaaattgaaaaaaaaagtgaatctGAACTGTAAGAGAAAGATACCGAGGTATAAGAACTGAATAGATTGCCAagtaaaaacacacacacaacaaggAAGGGAAAGCTTAGAAAGTAATATTACCTTCCGGCTTTTTAGATGGAAGAAGTCAATTAGATCATCAGGCTGAGCATGAGTTGTTTGGGTCTTTGCCTTAAGTTCCTCCATCTCTCTAAGCTGTTTTTCGGAAATCATCTTGACAAAACTCTGACGGCACGTTTCCAACCATATCCTTTTCATCTCATCATTCCTATGGCAAAGCAATTTTATGCACAAGACAATCCTCTCATATGAATCATTATCAATAGGGTGTGGAGAAACAGGAGATTGCCCAAGTTGCAACATAGAAACCATGATCAGCAAAGCCTCTGAGACTGTCTTGTTCACTTCAGTTTTAGAAGACTGAACCTCTTCCAACCTAAGAACAAGTTTAGTCAATGTGCAAGCAACCACTGCTCCCAGGAAAAAATCACCAGTTAGAAGCAGTGCTCTCAAATTTCCAGAAGTCAGCGATCCTTGAACAACTGTAGGTGAGGAAAATGTGGTTTCAGAGGCTGCGCTTTGGGTAGCATAAGTTCCATCAGCAAGAATCACTGGTTTTCTTGAGGACACCATGGCAGAAGAGGTAGGCTGAATCTTCTTTGATGTCTCAGTTGGTTCAGACTCCtcagaaacagagtaaaatGGTAATTCGCCAAGGCATTGTTTAATGGTTGAAATGCCACTCTCAACTTCTGAAAGTGATAGGCAATACTCTCCAATAATCCAAAGAGCACAAGGGCAGACCTTTCCTGCACGGATCTGATAGAACGTGTCCAACAACCTGGTAATGATTGAAACTCTTAACTTGGGATTTGTTTCAATTATCTCTCTAACAAAAACAGCCACGTCAAGAGCAGAAGCCACATTGCTATCTCCCAAGAAATCCATTAGAAGATGGACCACTGTGCTTGCAACTTCAGGGAACTTAACTGCACAAGCATGGATTGCTTGAATAAGCATTTGTCTGTACTCTCCATTCTTCTCAAGCTCTCCACTCTGTGTCTTCACAACTTCTTTCTTCAGCATTTGCACAACCTCATTGATATTATGATGAGTAATCAAGTCAAGGGCAATGTCAAGTGTCTTCCTGCGGATATCAAGGTTTGGGCTTGAGAGTGCTCTAAGAACATCTATTATCAACTCAACCATGATATCTCTGTGCAATGTCTTAAGTTCATTCAACCGATCAAGCAAAATAAGCTTCACATTGTTGTCACtctgagaagaaagaagtttgCAGTAGGTGTCAGCAGCAGCCCTAATAGCAGTAGGGGCAGATGAGAGAGAAACAAGTGTCCCAGCACATTCGTAGATAACTGCAGAAGAAGTGGCACTTAACAGAGAAATAATAATCTTAATATATTTCCCCTTCTCTGATGGTTTAGTCTTACACACACTACGAATCAACTCCAGAACCACCATCTGAAGGGACTCATTCCAGTCTGAAACCTTGTCAACATTGCTCAGAAGATAATTCACTGCTCGCTCTTCAGCACAGGTAAAGAGCATTAAAAAAGCATTTCTCTTGGCAGACGGATCTTGTTCTGTTGATAGAACTTTCTCGATCATTTCAGGCGCATCCACGAAAAGTTGCTCGCCTTGTGGAAGCTTATATATCGACATGATGGCCAGAATTGCATTCCTGCGAACAAATGGATGGCGATGCTCCAGATTTTGTAACACTGATGGAGTCAAAGGCTCCACTATTTCAGTCTCCTTCAACCGACAGAGAAACCTCAGCGTCACTCCACGGATGTACTCATTCGGATGCTGAAGGTTATTCCGAAGATTCTggcaaatcaaaatcatttcagGCAACACCTTCCCCTTCGAATCCGTTTTTTCAATCAGCTCCAGGTACAGCAACAGAAGCTTTTGGATTGTGTGGTCCTCAGAAGTCAGCACATATCTTATAATGGTTATGAAAAGCTGAGGAATGGTTTCACCATTCAGCAAAAGCATAACCGCCTTCTTCATGGCATCAACCTTTGCTTCAACATCANNNNNNNNNNNNNNNNNNNNNNNNNNNNNNNNNNNNNNNNNNNNNNNNNNNNNNNNNNNNNNNNNNNNNNNNNNNNNNNNNNNNNNNNNNNNNNNNNNNNNNNNNNNNNNNNNNNNNNNNNNNNNNNNNNNNNNNNNNNNNNNNNNNNNNNNNNNNNNNNNNNNNNNNNNNNNNNNNNNNNNNNNNNNNNNNNNNNNNNNNNNNNNNNNNNNNNNNNNNNNNNNNNNNNNNNNNNNNNNNNNNNNNNNNNNNNNNNNNNNNNNNNNNNNNNNNNNNNNNNNNNNNNNNNNNNNNNNNNNNNNNNNNNNNNNNNNNNNNNNNNNNNNNNNNNNNNNNNNNNNNNNNNNNNNNNNNNNNNNNNNNNNNNNNNNNNNNNNNNNNNNNNNNNNNNNNNNNNNNNNNNNNNNNNNNNNNNNNNNNNNNNNNNNNNNNNNNNNNNNNNNNNNNNNNNNNNNNNNNNNNNNNNNNNNNNNNNNNNNNNNNNNNNNNNNNNNNNNNNNNNNNNNNNNNNNNNNNNNNNNNNNNNNNNNNNNNNNNNNNNNNNNNNNNNNNNNNNNNNNNNNNNNNNNNNNNNNNNNNNNNNNNNNNaaaaaaaaaaaaaaaaaaaaaaaaaccgcagGGAAGAAAACTTGTGAGCtcaaataaaaaggaaaatcatgcaagaaaaacaaaatcattagaaaCTAAATGCATAACGAGGTACAGATCACAAGTAACAAACAAGATATCCAACATGTTAACATTTAATTGCTGGGGGGTCAAGTTTGAATTACTGAGTGAGTGTAAGTTCTATACCAGATGTGTTAACAAAATCCTCATAACTACTCAGTAATAATCTACACCACTCTACTTAAATTTCTTTACAATTGAATGAAGGATCTCTGCTCTTGAATCAGTGGTTTACAAGCAAACATCATAATACGGCAATGTCCAATAAATGACCGAAAGATGCAAAACACTGACAAATCTAAAATCCTCAGATCCAGCGATACACATCGCTTTCACTACGACTCCGACCAAAACAATCACAACACAAATCATTATACAAACAGTAATAGAGCTTCCGGATCaactaaattcaaaaaaacaaacgcCATCGCAATGCTTTTAACACCCCAGATTTGAAgaacaaacaatcaaatcaacaaagTCCGCAGTCTCAATCAGCTACACAACACATGAAAAATCGATTTCCTAATGAAATCGGATCAATCTTCAACGAGATCAAACAAAGAACACCAGAGAAAATCGAAACATTGTAGATTTTtacaatatgaaaaaaaaagggatcGATCTCTATGGAAATCTGAGTTATTTAGTCGCAAGTTTAACAGAGAGAGACGAACCTCAAGGTACGAGATCCAgcgagaggaggaggaggagatccACGGAGTTACAAAGGTTTGGATCCTCAAGACGATTTGGATCTCGGAGGAACAAAGTGAGAGAGATAAAATTGTAGTGTTTACTACTTATTATACGGGGTGGATTCGTCCTTGTGTGTTTACTCCTCCTCCAAATccgttatttattattattattattatttttttccttttttgctgATTTGGAAACGAAGAACGAGAAAGAGCGAGTCAACCTCAAAGGCCCAAAAAGACTGGTTGATAAAAAAGCCCATTCAAGTAGAAATTGAGATGTACACTAGTAGTGCCCcctatgtttttaattgtttccaAAAAGTCCCCAAACTTTATAAAGTGAGCTTAATTAGGAAGATCGAGGAGACAAGACAACTCCCATTTTACAACATAAGATGGTCAACTAAATTAGTATTTTTCCCTGTTTTAGAATGAGGCGGTTGAGGTGGGCCTAGCGCATAGCGAAAAAATCGGAAATTAAACGGGGATTAATCGGaaactagttttagggttattttattaaattaataataaaatgcaaatatatagtattaaatatatgaataattctGTTTAGGttgaaaacaaatatcaaataaaatataaaactatagtactatctttaaaattaaggtaaacacataaaaacataattttaaaagaaaatttaatgatttttattaaggtaaacacataaaaacgtaattttaatgattttcgttaaaattttgtacattagttattgtaaaacagcataaactcttaatttaaatgtctaaataacaaaaaaatatatatttgatttatattttgctccaaaaataatcggtatCTAAGTGGAAAGTAATCGGAGTAGAcaagttataatcaaattatacGTACATAAttggataatcgatgctaggcggaaattagtcattaatcgaggcggaaAGGATGAGCCTAGCGATTTTGCGGGGCGTAATCGGAGCTAGGCgggaatttttaaaacaggggtaTTTTTCGGTGATAGTCAACTAAATTGgtatttttcttgtatttgatgttttatatatttagttggtTAATAATTACAAACTTCACAATGTAAATTGATCATGAAGGAATGAATCAGATTTCTTATAAACCAGGCATCTTAAAAATTTGCATCACGTTCTCCGGCACGTCATCTGATCCGCCTTATAAATCTGCACAGTACGTAAACATGTTCTACTTAAAACACCTAATGTATAGTGGTCAAAGTATCTTAacttatgttttaatttaactCGAATGAGTTTGTAAATACACATAGTTTGCTAGGAAACAAACTGACGGCGTCACAGGCCTAGTATACATATACACTAGACACTAGCTAGTAGTAGTAGATGTAATTCTTTGTTActtttgtgatttgttttcGACCCCCATATCTCTGTTATTGATCTTGGGTTCAGCTATTTCCAAAAATTTATGACATTTTGATTAGCAATTGAAGCTTGAAACCATAACTACTGgcgtttaattttattttcccgGTTTTGCATAATTTATGAATTGGCGTTGTGCTATGATaaagttttttctttagaaacaaaaaaaaaacaaaacattctgTTAAATTTAGCTTCGTATATCTAATACCTTGATAATGTATATTAATTGTCTGAAAAGAATCATTCccttaaacaaataattaatcaaatgttCTATAAACAATACAGCCTCCAATAACATTGTTTGTGATAAAGGCCCAACAGAACTCAGGTCCAGCTCAAGCCTATCAGCTTCTGTACCCAACTCACGCCAACGTTTACCtgcaaaagaagacaaagacagaacaaaacaaataagaggTTTGGTAAATGTTGcagaagacaaaaacagaggaaacagagaatcAACAGAAACTGCATGAGGTCCGACAGTGACATTACAAAATAGGTTTGAGCTTCTAGGATCATGTGATATTGAAGACAACTCACACCAGCTGGACAAGTGTAGAAGGATCTAGACTTTAGGGTTTTAACAttgtatccctatataaacactatGTCTTTGTAAGAGAAACTTAAGGttgaagaaataagaaaacaaagttatttctatttctctccatcttcttcatgttcCACCGAAATGATTAGCACAATTGTGTTATTGCACATTATAACCATAGAGCATGTGTTTAGATTCTTTAGATGAGATATACGTACAAAAACGAAAGTATAAACAATGTTgcgtgtatatataaatatggaGTACTAGATCTACAGCGTCACAAACAAAGCTAACTCATCTTCCCAATGGAACCCAAAACTTTGATATTCTTGATTATCATCACCCTAGCCATCACCACTCCACTTCCTTCTCTGTCTTTTCAAATCTTATCCAACAAAACGCCAATAACATTAACACTAAATTCTTCTCAATACAAAACCCTTACCCGCAACACCATTCTTCAGCAGCAGTTTCTCCAGCCACACAACATCTTACGAGCCAAGCTTCGTCTCCGTCCCCTAAAATGGAGCAATAGTCTCGCTCGCTACGCAAACCTGTGGGCTCGAACACGCCGTGGAGATTGCAACCTTATCCACTCCGGCGGACCTTACGGATAGAATCTCTTCTGGGGAAGCGGAAAAGGGTGGAGACCGCAGGACGCGGTGGTTGGGTGGACCTCGGAGAAGAAGTACTACGACCGGAGGACTTACATCCTTCTCTATAGCCTTATGTTTTTCTAAGTGTATGTTTTGACAGATGGCAATTTTCGTATTATGCACAAACAAATATCCAATCCTAGTATACATATGCAAGGCAAATGGGGATTGCTTGCATTACACACAACTTGTGTGGAGGAAGAGTTCGAGGATTGGGTGTGCAATCAGTTATTGCAAGAGCGGTGACACATTTATCATTTGTAATTATGATCCTCCGGGTAATATTGTTGGACAACCACCCTTTTGAATATTGTCGAATACTTTGTACactttttcatctttatttatgtgaaatatatattgttttgattCCTTGAgtattttctcattttgtatGTATGATAATAACGAAACTTGTATCAGTATGATCAATTACTACTTTTTTACAGACAAAGAAGCCAATATAGTTCATTACTTCATTCTCTTAAACTAACCCACCGATAGAGGAAACACAAGTATTTGTTTAGCCGGTTTAGTTGTTGATTGGGTTGAGGATGTCAATTCACCGAAGTCAACTCAATTTCAGACTTTCTTATTCACGTTTTACTCGGTTCGGTATACCGTAGACCGTCTACGTTGTGttgatattgagtttttttttttaaatctaataaattgaGAAAGTAGAACCGAACCGTAATTCTAAGGGAAAGTTAATTTGGGCCTTTGAGccgacgaaaaaaaaaagaagcccaACACTTAAAACTCAGAAACTGAACCCTAAAGAGGCTACATCGACGCCGGTCCTCATCGCCGGCCGAAACTTCAACTCTTTGTTCATAGTCAGATTCATTTCTGCTTCTTCACTCTCGTAGCTGGACCATTCAGGTCAGCTTCTCTTTGTTTGCGACTTCTGTTTGTCTTGATTTCACTTGAGATACTAAGATTGATCCGATCTGATTCGAGCGACGAAGCTATAAGGCGAAATAGCATACCGGATTTTATTTGCTAAATTTTTTTCCGGTTTAAATTGAAATCGCTTGCTAAACCGATATTTTTGTTGTGTCATTCATTCAGGTCATATCAAAAGCACAGAGAGAAAACGCATTTGGGGAAAGAAGAGTGTGATTTTGCGATCTGTGATTTTTGTGAAAGAGAAATGTCGTTTAGAGggaaggagatgatgaagaagcttGTGAAGAGAGTGGGTGCGGAGAATATCACGCCGGAGCTCAAGGAGAAGCTCAAGGCTTGTGTACCCGATGCAAAAGTCGTCATGGGCAGAGCCAAACGCGGTCTCTACGCCGGCCGTCATATCCAGTACGGCAACCGCATCAGTGAAGACGGTGGAAACAAGtctgtctctttctctatcCTTCTCAGTTATGTTTGTTGATAAtgttatgtatgtatgtgtattCGCTTGAGATTGGTTGAATGAATTTACAGTTTGTGATGAGTTTTGCTCTAAAATCAAAGCATTGAAGAAGGTGAAAATTGTAGGTTTTATAGGAATGatttcttggttttggtttcaatttggtaGAAGTGAAATCTGAAGCAATCTTAGATGGTTAGAGGTTGTATAGTGTGCCTCATTTTTGTTTAGCCCTCTCGTTTTGTTGCCTTACTATGGCATTGTTGCTTTTGTATGCTAAAGATTCTCAATTTTGTGTAACAATGGTTTAGAGATATGTAGGATCCATCTAACCTATGTCTCCTATACTGATTTCTTCTGTATGGTTTggtaataactttttttttgtggtgtgaTTTGAGAACAGGTCAAGAAGATGTTGGAAACCAAATGTCCAGGATAAGCGATTGTTCAGCTACATATTCGACCGTCACATTAAAGTTAAAGTCACAACACATGCTCTCCGCTGCATCGACAAAGCAGGGGGAATAGACGAGTACTTGCTGAAAACACCATACCAAAAGATGGACACGGAGATGGGTCTCTTCTGGAAAACCAAAGTGGAGCAAAAGTATGCAGAGCTAGGTCAAATGGAAGTAGCCTTCTTCACTCCAGAGGATGAAGCCAAGTTCGAGCAAGGATTCAAAGACTTGAATATAGCTAAGAAAGATGCTCGTAGGGAAGCTAGAAGAAAACTGTATGGAAAGAAAGGTGGAGAGGAGAAAGGTGAGGAAGAAGCTTCTATTGAAGGTGTTGTAGGGTCAGTGTCACACCAAGAAGATGATCATGGTTGGTTAGAAGCTAAAGCTTAAGTGCTACATCTCTTTTCTTTCACATGAGTTTCGTCAACGTTTTGGGATTTTCGATGATGTGAGAGGTATGTGGGATGTAGGTTATAGGTTTGATTCCTCCTTACGAACCCCAATAACTCAGGTTTTGACTTTTATCAATGTCGAAAAACGGAAAAAGTCTTGTAATAAACGGTTCACAGTTACACCTCTTTGGAATTTGATCTCTATTATTTACTCTTTTTACATACTTGTCCTTTCCTTggattattttaaagaaaatatacattattCTTTTTATACCATTTAGATACTTACGTTAATTCTGTTAGCTTGGATTTAACCGCATTAACACAAATTGCCCAAAGAGGCTGATTGACCATCCTTGTCCAAGGAGGCCAAGGGAAGACGGGTTGTGGCGGTCGAGAAGGATGTGGAGTTGGCTGATTTCCTCCACCAATCCCTAGGGCTGATCAAATCTAATTGCAAATCATTGGCCTCCTTCTCTATAGCCTTATGTTTTTCTAAGTGTATGTTTTGACAGATGGTAATTTTCGTATTATGCACAAACAAATATCCAATCCATATGGATTTTAACACGTAATGAACATAATTCTTACTAGAGAAGATAAATCGATCcccctaaaaaaaaagagagaagataacCTTCATGTTGGTCccaacaaaatattcaaatacaACCTCCACATCCACAAGAGAGTTGGTTAAAACGAAGAAACTTTAAACACGTTTGCAACAAAATTAACCAACTTGATCTCTATCTAATCTTTTGTCTTCTCCTCTTCAATCCAGTTTGTTGAAGACTATAGAGCATGTGATAATGGTCTCAAAAGAAGTTTGTGGTGGCAAATTGTAGAAGAACTAGTATTTAAGCAAGTCTTGTTGTTTCATCATCATTTCATCAATACAAGctttggtgttggtgttggtctGAGAGAGGTGGTCTATCATGGCTTACGGTGGGTCATTGGTGATGGCCGGAAAATCCTCTTTTGGTCGGACAGATGGATGATGGATAGACCTTTATCTGAATTAGTAATCCGGGAGCTCCCTTAGGGGTTTGATAAGTTAACAGTCCGTGAGTTATGGAGGGATGGAGCTGGTTGGGATCTTTCCTGGATTGAGCCTTTTATCTCTAGGGATCAGAGACTTGAACTTGCTGCGATAGTCGTGGATACAGTCACTGGAACAGAGGATAGACTCGCTTGGGGGAATACTGTGGATGGTTGTTTTACGGTGAGTTCAGCATATGCCTTACTGACTATGGATGTATCACCGCGTCAGAACATGGAGCAGTTCTTTTTGCGTATTTGGAAACTGGAAGTTCCAGAACGAGTGAGGGTTTTCCTCTGGCTAGTTGGAAATCAGGCTATCATGACTAACTCAGAACGGTACCGACGAGACTTGTGTGATTCAGAGGTGTGTCAAGTTTGTAAAGGGGGAGTAGAGTCTATCATTCACGTCCTCCGTGATTGTCCTGCAATGTCAGGGTTATGGAGCAGGTTGGTAGCACCGCGACGAAGACAAGCTTTCTTTCGGTCATCATTGCTTGAGTGGTTATATGAAAATTTGTGTTGGGCAGGAGGTGAGGTAGACAAACATTGGTCTATAACCTTCTCCATGGCTGTTTGGTGGGCTTGGAAATGGAGATGCAGCAATGTTTTTGGGGCAAATAGAGTTTGGAGAGATAGAGTGAAGTTTATCAAAGACGCTACAAAGGAGGTTCTGGGTGCTAAGTTGCGGAACTTGTTGAATCATGAAGCACCGGCCCGGGTTGAACGACTGATCAAGTGGTCACCCCCAGTGTTCGGTTGGTTTAAGCTGAATACAGATGGGGCTTCACGCGGGAATCCAGGCTTGGCAGCGGCTGGAGGGGTGATTCGAAATGAGAGGGGTGAATGGTGTGGCGGGTTTGTATTGAACGTGGGGAGATGTTCAGCGGCGTTGGCGGAGTTGTGGGGGGTGTACTATGGGCTGTATTTGGCATGGGAGAGTCGGATAGAGAGACTGGATCTAGAGGTGGATTCGGCAATGGTGGTGGAGTTTCTACGAACAGGGATTGGTGAGTCGCATCCGCTGTCGTTCCTGGTACGTTTGTGCCATGGCTTTCTCTCAAGGGACTGGACGGTCCGTGTTACAcatgtgtatagggaagctaatcGCCTTGCGGATGGATTAGCGGCCTATGCGTTTACTTTACCTTTAGGATTTCATAAGTTTCATTGTGGGTTTACTTTTTCATGAGGATTTAGTAGGACCTGCGTGTCCTCGCAATATTgttgtgtaattttatttttaagttaataAATAGCTGGGAGATTTCTCCGggttttcccaccaaaaaaaatacaagcttaattttataattgtgaGAGCATCTTCATCGGGAGAGTTTTCCCATGAATGTTAAGGAAAtaataacgaaaaaaaaaataatcaaaaaaaggagagagatgaTTAATTTTTGGAGAAAGTGTCTCTCGGATTACATTTGGGACACGTATGAGAGAAAGAAATCTACAgctgttttaattttattggatGAAAAGAAGTTGGTATATTGTTCAGGGGAAGAGGGAGCGTCATGTTAAAATTGTGGATTTGCAGACGCAAATGATGGGTTTAAGAACGCAGTATTATCGCTGTGATGCTGACATTGGGGAGCTCATGAAGGGTCAAACACCTTTATCCCTCGAGGATGTCCTACGTTAAGTTAAGAGAGGATACGCCTTCTTCGTTCCTACTATAGTTTATACGACAGTTCTAAGAACTAGTTCATCCCATATAAAgatagggattttttttttgtttttcattagaGAATACTACGAATCTCTGCTTTGCTCGCTGAAAGATAGTGATACTGTTTGTGATTTGACTGTTTTAGTTGGCTGCTGCTGCTATAAGATCCTCCCATGTGGACTAATGCTATATCATGAGAAGTATAACATTTTCTGTACTATGATTATCacataacattttattaattaaaatttatgtgatAATCATAGTACAGAAAATGTTATACTTTCTAATGTTATACcgtcaaattttattaatttataaaagttttaatttattgataaattaataaagtattaatttatgaattttttttcattttcatagttttgaaaaatttctattaaaaaacataaaatatttttgttatcattcacatttttatataattttcttaatttataattttggttatttataaTAGGATGATGTGAGAGATATGTGGTATGTAGGTTATATAGGTTTGATTCCTCCTTACGAACCCCATAACTCAGGTTTTGACTTTGATCAATGTCGAAAAAGTCTTGTAATAAACGGTTCACAGTTACACCTCTCTGGAAATTGATCTCTATTATTTACTCTTCTTACATACTTGTCCTTTCCTTGgattattattaaagaaaatacaGTATACATTATTCTTTTTATACCATTCAAATACTTACGTTAATTCTGTTAGCTTGGATTTAACCGCATCAACACAAAGAACCCAAAGAGTCTGATCGACTCCTCAAACCTTCTGAAAAGGCTCAACAAGAGATGGAATTGACCATCCTTGTCCAAGGACGCCAAGGGAAGATAGGTGGTCGTGGTGGTCGAGAAGGATTTGGAGTTGGCTGATTTTCTCCACCGATCATTAGGGCTGAACAAATCTAATTGCAAATCCTTGGCCTCCTTCTCTATAGCCTTATGTAAGTGTTATGTTTTAACAGATGGTAAGTTTCGTATTATGCACAAACAAATATGCAATCCATATGGATTATTTCCACGTAATGAGCATAATTCTTACTAGAGAAGATAACGTTCATGCTAGTCccaacaaaatattcaaattgaaCTCACAACCTCCACGCAGCCACAAGAGAGTTGGTTAAAACGAAGAAATTTTAAACACGTTTGTATCTAATCTTTTGTCTTCTCCTCTTCAATCAACAAAATATCATGTGATTGCGTGATTATGTGATTATGCTCTCAAACGAAGTTTGTGGTTGCAAATTGTAGAAGAACTAGTATTTAAGCAAGTCTTGATTCATCACCATTTCATCAATACAATCTTATAATTGTTAGTGTTTTCTCTACTTacattttgtaaccaaacaagtaatCAATTGTAAAATGGTAGGCAAATTTGTAGTGTGCTCATGATGAGTCTGCTCATGGTGCAAATTCAAGTTGAAGCAAAGATCTGCTGCCCATCCCAGAAAGCTAGAACTG
It encodes the following:
- the LOC104721692 gene encoding uncharacterized protein LOC104721692, whose protein sequence is MSFRGKEMMKKLVKRVGAENITPELKEKLKACVPDAKVVMGRAKRGLYAGRHIQYGNRISEDGGNKSRRCWKPNVQDKRLFSYIFDRHIKVKVTTHALRCIDKAGGIDEYLLKTPYQKMDTEMGLFWKTKVEQKYAELGQMEVAFFTPEDEAKFEQGFKDLNIAKKDARREARRKLYGKKGGEEKGEEEASIEGVVGSVSHQEDDHGWLEAKA
- the LOC104721690 gene encoding coatomer subunit beta-1 (The sequence of the model RefSeq protein was modified relative to this genomic sequence to represent the inferred CDS: added 86 bases not found in genome assembly), coding for MDKSSTLLVHYDKGTPAVANEIKEALEGNDVEAKVDAMKKAVMLLLNGETIPQLFITIIRYVLTSEDHTIQKLLLLYLELIEKTDSKGKVLPEMILICQNLRNNLQHPNEYIRGVTLRFLCRLKETEIVEPLTPSVLQNLEHRHPFVRRNAILAIMSIYKLPQGEQLFVDAPEMIEKVLSTEQDPSAKRNAFLMLFTCAEERAVNYLLSNVDKVSDWNESLQMVVLELIRSVCKTKPSEKGKYIKIIISLLSATSSAVIYECAGTLVSLSSAPTAIRAAADTYCKLLSSQSDNNVKLILLDRLNELKTLHRDIMVELIIDVLRALSSPNLDIRRKTLDIALDLITHHNINEVVQMLKKEVVKTQSGELEKNGEYRQMLIQAIHACAVKFPEVASTVVHLLMDFLGDSNVASALDVAVFVREIIETNPKLRVSIITRLLDTFYQIRAGKVCPCALWIIGEYCLSLSEVESGISTIKQCLGELPFYSVSEESEPTETSKKIQPTSSAMVSSRKPVILADGTYATQSAASETTFSSPTVVQGSLTSGNLRALLLTGDFFLGAVVACTLTKLVLRLEEVQSSKTEVNKTVSEALLIMVSMLQLGQSPVSPHPIDNDSYERIVLCIKLLCHRNDEMKRIWLETCRQSFVKMISEKQLREMEELKAKTQTTHAQPDDLIDFFHLKSRKGMSQLELEDQVQDDLKRATGEFTKDENDANKLNRILQLTGFSDPVYAEAYVTVHHYDIALEVTVLNRTKATLQNLCLELATMGDLKLVERPQNYSLAPETSMQIKANIKVSSTETGVIFGNIVYETSNVMERNVVVLNDIHIDIMDYISPAVCSEVAFRTMWAEFEWENKVAVNTTIQNEREFLDHIIKSTNMKCLTAPSAIEGECGFLAANLYAKSVFGEDALVNVSIEKQTDGALSGYIRIRSKTQGIALSLGDKITLKQKGSS